From a region of the Streptacidiphilus albus JL83 genome:
- a CDS encoding PucR family transcriptional regulator has translation MIVGDLLTLEDLRLGLAWGTPELLDRRVTGVTSTDLQDPARYLQPGELVLSGLVWWQPDAEDETGRTDAAMRFATSLHSAGVAALLGGEGTHGSVPASLVDACRTHRIPLLTVPAGTSFRAVTDRIYLRLWGDLRKSSPQAAALPETVRRELATMLGAGAPLAEVLTLAVARLGLPECSVLSAGGRTIAASGNGEGGGESAGHGDAVGDGAVNLPPHRPLPPQAIRLGPAGGSPFHARYLVPGTHPMMPGLAELLVPVVASARSTAAERRNAAARLLALLGAAREADRSDLADAVGSCGLPPGVPLTAVTARIDRAPTAWALDALTEALHSIDAVFAAGPDQHGEATALVVGPVDRLRTLPPVLQRQLTASQRLRLGIGPAVGQTTPALRAALVRARYALAAADPVGHADDLDSLAELLRGVPAEVAAAFRQRILDPLTRHDQENGVSLLDTLSVFLDCDCSWARTARALHIHVNTVHYRIRRIETLTGRDLSRLADQCDLRTALLCRPLPDC, from the coding sequence ATGATCGTCGGAGATCTACTCACCCTGGAGGACCTGCGGCTGGGCCTGGCCTGGGGCACGCCCGAGCTGCTGGACCGGCGGGTGACCGGGGTGACCTCCACCGACCTGCAGGACCCGGCCCGCTATCTGCAGCCCGGCGAGCTGGTGCTCAGCGGCCTGGTCTGGTGGCAGCCCGACGCCGAGGACGAGACCGGACGGACGGACGCCGCGATGCGCTTCGCGACCTCGCTGCACAGTGCGGGGGTGGCGGCGCTCCTCGGCGGCGAGGGCACCCACGGCTCGGTCCCGGCCAGCCTGGTCGACGCCTGCCGCACCCACCGCATCCCACTGCTGACCGTCCCGGCCGGCACCAGTTTCCGAGCCGTCACCGACCGGATCTACCTCCGGCTGTGGGGCGACCTGAGGAAGTCCTCGCCGCAGGCGGCGGCGCTGCCGGAGACGGTACGGCGGGAGCTGGCGACGATGCTGGGCGCGGGCGCCCCGCTCGCCGAGGTGCTGACGCTGGCCGTGGCCCGCCTCGGGCTGCCGGAGTGCTCGGTGCTCTCCGCGGGCGGACGGACGATCGCCGCCTCGGGCAACGGCGAAGGCGGCGGCGAGAGCGCCGGCCATGGCGACGCTGTCGGCGACGGCGCGGTCAACCTCCCGCCGCACCGGCCCCTCCCCCCGCAGGCGATCCGGCTCGGCCCCGCAGGCGGATCGCCCTTCCACGCGCGCTACCTGGTCCCCGGCACCCACCCGATGATGCCCGGCCTCGCCGAACTCCTGGTCCCGGTGGTCGCGTCCGCGCGGTCGACGGCCGCCGAGCGGCGCAACGCGGCGGCGCGGCTGCTGGCCCTGCTGGGCGCCGCGCGGGAGGCCGACCGCAGCGACCTGGCCGACGCGGTCGGGAGCTGCGGCCTGCCGCCGGGCGTGCCGTTGACGGCGGTGACCGCCCGGATCGACCGGGCACCGACCGCCTGGGCGCTGGACGCGCTCACCGAGGCCCTGCACAGCATCGACGCCGTCTTCGCCGCCGGCCCCGACCAGCACGGGGAGGCCACCGCCCTGGTGGTCGGACCCGTCGACCGGCTGCGCACCCTGCCCCCGGTGCTGCAGCGGCAGTTGACCGCCAGTCAGCGGCTGCGCCTCGGCATCGGTCCGGCCGTCGGGCAGACCACGCCCGCGCTGCGGGCGGCCCTGGTGCGGGCCCGCTACGCGCTGGCGGCAGCGGACCCGGTCGGCCACGCGGACGACCTGGACTCGCTCGCCGAGCTGCTCCGGGGCGTCCCGGCCGAGGTGGCCGCCGCCTTCCGGCAGCGGATCCTGGACCCGCTCACCCGACACGACCAGGAGAACGGCGTCTCGCTGCTGGACACCCTGTCCGTGTTCCTGGACTGCGACTGCTCCTGGGCCAGGACGGCGAGGGCGCTGCACATCCACGTCAACACCGTCCACTACCGGATCCGCCGGATCGAGACCCTCACCGGCCGCGACCTGTCCCGGCTGGCGGACCAGTGCGACCTGCGCACCGCGCTGCTCTGCCGACCGCTGCCCGACTGCTGA
- a CDS encoding glycine C-acetyltransferase — MFDTVRDDIRATLDEIREAGLHKPERVIGTPQSASVAVTSGGRPGEVLNFCANNYLGLADHPEVVAAAKEALDRWGYGMASVRFICGTQEVHKQLEARLSQFLGTEDTILYSSCFDANGGVFETLLDERDAVISDALNHASIIDGIRLSKARRHRYANRDMADLEQQLKDTADARRRLIVTDGVFSMDGYVAPLREICDLADRYDAMVMVDDSHAVGFVGPGGRGTPELHGVMDRVDIVTGTLGKALGGASGGYVAARAEIVALLRQRSRPYLFSNSLAPVIAAASLKVLDLLEQSEGLRQQLRDNTALFRSRMAEAGFEILPGDHAIAPVMIGDAAEAGRMAELLLEQGVYVIGFSYPVVPLGKARIRVQLSAAHSTADVERAVQAFITARAALAG; from the coding sequence ATGTTCGACACGGTCCGTGACGACATCCGCGCCACCCTGGACGAGATCCGCGAGGCGGGCCTGCACAAGCCCGAGCGGGTCATCGGCACCCCGCAGTCCGCCTCCGTCGCCGTCACCTCCGGCGGCCGTCCGGGCGAGGTGCTGAACTTCTGCGCCAACAACTACCTCGGCCTGGCCGACCACCCCGAGGTGGTCGCCGCCGCCAAGGAGGCGCTGGACCGCTGGGGCTACGGCATGGCCTCGGTCCGCTTCATCTGCGGCACCCAGGAGGTGCACAAGCAGCTGGAGGCGCGGCTGTCGCAGTTCCTCGGCACCGAGGACACCATCCTCTACAGCTCCTGCTTCGACGCCAACGGCGGCGTCTTCGAGACCCTGCTGGACGAGCGCGACGCGGTCATCTCCGACGCGCTCAACCACGCCAGCATCATCGACGGCATCCGGCTCTCCAAGGCCCGCCGCCACCGCTACGCCAACCGCGACATGGCGGACCTGGAGCAGCAGCTGAAGGACACCGCCGACGCCCGCCGACGGCTGATCGTCACCGACGGCGTCTTCTCCATGGACGGCTACGTCGCCCCGCTGCGGGAGATCTGCGACCTGGCCGACCGCTACGACGCCATGGTCATGGTCGACGACTCGCACGCGGTCGGCTTCGTCGGCCCCGGCGGCCGGGGCACGCCCGAGCTGCACGGGGTGATGGACCGGGTCGACATCGTCACCGGCACCCTGGGCAAGGCGCTCGGCGGCGCCTCCGGCGGCTACGTCGCCGCCCGTGCCGAGATCGTGGCGCTGCTGCGGCAGCGCTCGCGTCCGTACCTGTTCTCCAACTCGCTGGCGCCGGTGATCGCCGCCGCCTCGCTGAAGGTGCTGGACCTGCTGGAGCAGTCCGAGGGCCTGCGGCAGCAGCTGCGGGACAACACCGCGCTGTTCCGCTCACGGATGGCCGAGGCCGGCTTCGAGATCCTGCCGGGCGACCACGCCATCGCCCCGGTGATGATCGGTGACGCCGCGGAGGCCGGACGGATGGCCGAGCTGCTGCTGGAGCAGGGCGTCTACGTGATCGGCTTCTCCTACCCGGTGGTCCCGCTCGGCAAGGCCCGGATCCGGGTGCAGCTCTCGGCCGCCCACAGCACCGCCGACGTCGAGCGGGCCGTGCAGGCGTTCATCACCGCCAGGGCCGCCCTGGCAGGATGA
- a CDS encoding FAD binding domain-containing protein, translating to MDLNTVLEVRDARRRDGWRPGDAWLGGGTYLFSEPQPHLRRLIDLSRTGWEPLRVTAEGDLEIAATCTIAQLSRFPKPSWWPAGPLFEQCCRAFLASWKIWNMATLGGNLCNSLPAGPMISLTAALGGVCRLLSQSGAVREVPVADFVTGAGRNVLDAGELLRSVTLPARALARRTAFRQASLYGLGRSGALVIGTLDPLDGTFAVTVTASTVRPVQLRLPPAPNAAALREAIEDAVAPGEYFDDIHGLPAWRRHLTFRLAEEIRRELTEGAGR from the coding sequence ATGGATCTGAACACGGTGCTGGAGGTGCGGGACGCCCGCCGGCGCGACGGCTGGCGGCCGGGTGACGCCTGGCTGGGCGGGGGCACCTACCTGTTCTCCGAGCCGCAGCCGCACCTCCGCCGGCTGATCGACCTGAGCCGGACCGGCTGGGAGCCGCTGCGGGTGACCGCCGAGGGGGACCTGGAGATCGCCGCCACCTGTACGATCGCCCAGCTCTCCCGCTTCCCCAAGCCGTCGTGGTGGCCGGCCGGGCCGCTGTTCGAACAGTGCTGCCGGGCCTTTCTGGCCTCGTGGAAGATCTGGAACATGGCCACCCTCGGCGGCAACCTCTGCAACTCGCTGCCGGCCGGGCCGATGATCTCCCTCACGGCCGCCCTCGGCGGGGTCTGCCGACTGCTCTCCCAGTCCGGGGCGGTGCGCGAGGTCCCGGTGGCGGACTTCGTCACCGGCGCCGGCCGCAACGTCCTGGACGCCGGCGAGCTGCTGCGCTCGGTGACGCTGCCCGCGCGGGCGCTGGCCCGGCGCACGGCGTTCCGGCAGGCGTCGCTGTACGGTCTGGGCCGCTCCGGCGCCCTGGTCATCGGGACGCTGGACCCGCTGGACGGGACGTTCGCGGTGACCGTCACCGCCTCGACCGTGCGGCCGGTGCAGCTCCGCCTCCCGCCCGCGCCCAACGCGGCGGCGCTGCGCGAGGCGATCGAGGACGCGGTCGCGCCGGGGGAGTACTTCGACGACATCCACGGGCTTCCGGCCTGGCGGCGGCACCTGACCTTCCGCCTCGCCGAGGAGATCCGCCGCGAACTGACCGAAGGAGCCGGACGATGA
- a CDS encoding molybdopterin-dependent oxidoreductase, giving the protein MSFEIRVNGEAFDAEPRPGQCLRTYLRERGWFGVKKGCDAGDCGACTVQVDGEPVHSCLYPAVRAEGRSVRTVEGLARNGELHPMQRQFLDAQGFQCGFCTAGFLMTASALNAEQLTDLPRALKGNLCRCTGYRAIEDAVRGVKHTEEPAAGQAVGRSLGAPAGPQVVTGTARYTFDIEVEGLLQMKLLRSPHPHARIVSIDTAAALRVPGVHLVLTHHDAPERLYSSARHEHPTEDPDDTRVLDDVVRFVGQRVAAVVADSEQAAEEGCRRIVVQYEELPFVIDPELAMAPGAPVIHPKGPESRIARPQNNVVGEVHGEIGSVEQGFAEADIVYEETFRTQRVQHASLETHGAVAYFEESEEDGRERIVVRSSTQVPFLTRRALCALYDLPPERLRVVAGRVGGGFGGKQEMLVEDVVVLAALRLKRPVKLEFTRAEQFFGATTRHPFTIGLKAGATADGTLTALRLRVVANTGAYGNHGPAVMFHSVGESMAVYRAPHKQVDAYSVYTNCVPAGAFRGYGLGQVTFAVESAMDELARRLGIDPLVFRERNIIGPGDRMVSPGGEEEDLHIASYGLDQCLQVVRNAIAEDRSAADAPEGWLVGQGTAMSMIATGPPGGHFADATVKLLEDGSYDIAVGTAEFGNGTTTVHKQITAGALGTTVDRIAIRQSDTDVVRHDTGAFASAGTVVAGKAVTKAANALAEQIVSFAAEHLRVSRSLCRLTADSVECEGRSVSLKELFEAARGQEVALTADGHWGGTPRSVAFNAQWFRLAVDPDTGEIRILRSVHAADAGKVMNPLQCRGQVEGGVAQALGATLFEQVLVDEGGRVTTAAFRRYRLPAYADVPRTEVHFTETSDAIGPLGAKSMSESPFNPVAPAFANALRDATGVRFTEVPLLRDRVWQAIEQHRADARAGAVADARADVREVEAGTGGRGQCPAGTATADSAAR; this is encoded by the coding sequence ATGAGCTTCGAGATCCGCGTCAACGGCGAGGCCTTCGACGCCGAGCCCCGCCCGGGCCAGTGCCTGCGCACCTATCTGCGCGAGCGCGGCTGGTTCGGGGTGAAGAAGGGCTGCGACGCCGGGGACTGCGGCGCCTGCACGGTGCAGGTCGACGGCGAGCCGGTGCACAGCTGCCTCTACCCGGCGGTGCGGGCCGAGGGCCGGTCGGTGCGGACCGTCGAGGGCCTGGCCCGGAACGGCGAGCTGCATCCGATGCAGCGTCAGTTCCTGGACGCCCAGGGCTTCCAGTGCGGCTTCTGCACCGCCGGGTTCCTGATGACCGCCTCGGCGCTGAACGCCGAGCAGCTGACCGACCTGCCCCGGGCGCTCAAGGGCAACCTGTGCCGCTGCACCGGCTACCGGGCGATCGAGGACGCCGTGCGCGGGGTCAAGCACACCGAGGAGCCCGCCGCCGGGCAGGCGGTCGGCCGCAGCCTGGGCGCGCCGGCCGGGCCGCAGGTGGTCACCGGGACCGCGCGCTACACCTTCGACATCGAGGTCGAGGGGCTGCTGCAGATGAAACTGCTGCGCTCGCCGCACCCGCACGCCCGGATCGTCTCCATCGACACCGCCGCCGCCCTGCGGGTGCCCGGCGTGCACCTGGTGCTGACCCACCACGACGCCCCCGAGCGGCTCTACTCCTCGGCCCGGCACGAGCACCCGACCGAGGACCCGGACGACACCCGGGTGCTGGACGACGTGGTCCGCTTCGTCGGGCAGCGAGTGGCGGCGGTGGTCGCCGACTCCGAGCAGGCCGCCGAGGAGGGCTGCCGCCGGATCGTGGTGCAGTACGAGGAACTGCCCTTCGTCATCGACCCGGAGCTGGCGATGGCGCCCGGCGCCCCGGTGATCCACCCCAAGGGCCCCGAGTCCCGCATCGCCCGGCCGCAGAACAACGTGGTCGGCGAGGTGCACGGCGAGATCGGCAGCGTCGAGCAGGGCTTCGCGGAGGCGGACATCGTCTACGAGGAGACCTTCCGCACCCAGCGGGTGCAGCACGCCAGCCTGGAGACGCACGGCGCGGTCGCCTACTTCGAGGAGAGCGAGGAGGACGGCCGGGAGCGGATCGTGGTCCGTTCCAGCACCCAGGTCCCGTTCCTGACCAGACGTGCCCTCTGCGCGCTGTACGACCTGCCGCCGGAGCGGCTGCGGGTGGTGGCCGGGCGGGTCGGCGGCGGGTTCGGCGGGAAGCAGGAGATGCTGGTCGAGGACGTCGTGGTGCTGGCCGCGCTGCGGCTGAAACGGCCGGTGAAGCTGGAGTTCACCCGGGCCGAGCAGTTCTTCGGCGCCACCACCAGGCACCCCTTCACCATCGGTCTGAAGGCGGGCGCGACGGCGGACGGCACGCTGACCGCGCTCCGGCTCCGGGTGGTCGCCAACACCGGCGCCTACGGCAACCACGGCCCGGCGGTGATGTTCCACAGCGTGGGCGAGTCGATGGCCGTCTACCGGGCGCCGCACAAGCAGGTCGACGCCTACTCCGTCTACACCAACTGCGTGCCGGCCGGGGCGTTCCGCGGCTACGGGCTGGGGCAGGTGACCTTCGCCGTCGAGTCCGCGATGGACGAGCTGGCCCGCCGCCTCGGCATCGATCCGCTGGTCTTCCGGGAGCGCAACATCATCGGCCCCGGCGACCGGATGGTCAGCCCGGGGGGCGAGGAGGAGGACCTGCACATCGCCAGCTACGGCCTGGACCAGTGCCTCCAGGTGGTCCGCAACGCCATCGCCGAGGACCGCAGCGCCGCCGACGCGCCGGAGGGCTGGCTGGTCGGACAGGGCACCGCCATGTCGATGATCGCCACCGGACCGCCCGGCGGACACTTCGCCGACGCCACGGTCAAGCTGCTGGAGGACGGCAGCTACGACATCGCGGTCGGCACGGCGGAGTTCGGCAACGGCACCACCACCGTCCACAAGCAGATCACCGCCGGGGCCCTGGGCACCACGGTCGACCGGATCGCCATCCGGCAGTCCGACACCGACGTGGTCAGGCACGACACCGGGGCCTTCGCCTCGGCCGGGACGGTGGTGGCGGGCAAGGCCGTGACGAAGGCCGCCAACGCCCTGGCCGAACAGATCGTCAGCTTCGCCGCCGAACATCTCAGGGTGTCGCGCAGCCTGTGCCGGCTGACGGCCGACTCGGTCGAGTGCGAGGGCCGGTCGGTGTCGCTCAAGGAGCTCTTCGAGGCCGCGCGCGGCCAGGAGGTGGCCCTCACGGCGGACGGGCACTGGGGCGGCACCCCGCGCTCGGTGGCCTTCAACGCCCAGTGGTTCCGGCTCGCGGTCGACCCGGACACCGGGGAGATCAGGATCCTGCGCAGCGTCCATGCGGCCGACGCCGGCAAGGTGATGAACCCGCTGCAGTGCCGCGGCCAGGTCGAGGGCGGAGTCGCCCAGGCGCTCGGTGCGACCCTCTTCGAGCAGGTGCTCGTGGACGAGGGCGGCCGAGTGACCACCGCCGCCTTCCGCCGCTACCGGCTGCCCGCCTACGCCGACGTCCCGCGCACCGAGGTCCACTTCACGGAGACCTCCGACGCCATCGGGCCGCTGGGCGCCAAGTCGATGAGCGAGAGCCCCTTCAACCCGGTCGCCCCGGCCTTCGCCAACGCCCTGCGCGACGCCACCGGCGTCCGCTTCACCGAGGTCCCGCTCCTCCGCGACCGCGTCTGGCAGGCCATCGAGCAGCACCGCGCCGACGCCCGCGCCGGTGCCGTCGCCGACGCCCGCGCCGACGTCCGCGAGGTGGAGGCGGGCACCGGTGGGCGAGGTCAGTGCCCGGCCGGCACGGCGACCGCGGACAGCGCGGCGAGGTAG
- the tdh gene encoding L-threonine 3-dehydrogenase, whose amino-acid sequence MKALVKDKAEPGLWLQDVPEPETGPGDVLIKVLRTGICGTDLHIRAWDGWAQQAVATPLTIGHEFVGEVATVGRDVADVKVGDLVSGEGHLVCGKCRNCLAGRRHLCRATVGLGVGRDGAFAEYVALPASNVWVHRTPVDLDIAAVFDPFGNAVHTALSFPLVGEDVLITGAGPIGIMAAAVARHAGARKVMITDVSEDRLELARKVGVSLALNVAEHSIAEGQALLGLREGFDVGLEMSGRPEAMQDMIANMTHGGKIAVLGLPTAPFPVDFARIVTSMITIKGIYGREMFETWYAMSVLLEAGLDLSPVITGRYDFRDFGAAFDEAAGGRCGKIVLDWTSA is encoded by the coding sequence GTGAAAGCACTCGTGAAGGACAAGGCCGAGCCCGGCCTCTGGCTGCAGGACGTGCCGGAGCCCGAGACCGGCCCCGGCGATGTCCTGATCAAGGTGCTCCGCACCGGCATCTGCGGCACCGACCTGCACATCCGGGCCTGGGACGGCTGGGCGCAGCAGGCCGTGGCCACGCCGCTGACGATCGGTCACGAGTTCGTCGGCGAGGTCGCCACCGTCGGCCGCGACGTGGCCGACGTCAAGGTCGGCGACCTGGTCAGCGGCGAGGGCCACCTGGTCTGCGGGAAGTGCCGCAACTGCCTGGCCGGGCGCCGCCACCTGTGCCGCGCGACGGTCGGCCTGGGCGTGGGCCGGGACGGCGCCTTCGCCGAGTACGTGGCGCTGCCGGCGTCGAACGTCTGGGTGCACCGCACGCCGGTCGACCTCGACATCGCCGCCGTGTTCGATCCCTTCGGCAACGCCGTGCACACCGCGCTCTCCTTCCCCCTGGTCGGCGAGGACGTGCTGATCACCGGTGCGGGCCCGATCGGGATCATGGCCGCCGCCGTGGCCAGGCACGCCGGCGCCCGCAAGGTGATGATCACCGACGTCAGCGAGGACCGGCTGGAGCTGGCCCGCAAGGTCGGCGTCAGCCTGGCGCTGAACGTCGCGGAGCACTCCATCGCCGAGGGCCAGGCGCTGCTGGGTCTGCGCGAGGGCTTCGACGTCGGCCTGGAGATGTCGGGGCGTCCCGAGGCCATGCAGGACATGATCGCCAACATGACCCACGGCGGGAAGATCGCCGTGCTGGGCCTGCCGACGGCGCCGTTCCCGGTCGACTTCGCCAGGATCGTCACCTCGATGATCACCATCAAGGGCATCTACGGCCGGGAGATGTTCGAGACCTGGTACGCCATGTCCGTGCTGCTGGAGGCCGGTCTCGACCTCAGCCCGGTGATCACCGGACGCTACGACTTCCGGGACTTCGGAGCGGCCTTCGACGAGGCGGCCGGCGGACGCTGCGGAAAGATCGTCCTCGACTGGACCAGCGCCTGA
- a CDS encoding LysR family transcriptional regulator encodes MIDSRRLRTLRAVADHRTVTAAAAVLYLTPSAVSQQLAALEQETGHRLLQRDGRGVRLTPAGEILLVHADAVLAQLERAEAELAAYSSGAAGEVTVASFATGIALVLAPALVALAGTAPGIRVRVLDAEGDESLPMVLEGRADLAVAVEYRGAPRDDEQRLVRVPLYAEPFDAVLPPGHPLAAGARVPMAALAEEPWIGPYPGNPCHDVVVLACEHAGFQPRLRHSSDDFRAVVALAGAGAGVALVPRSALRDLDLSQVAVRPVDGVPAIRRVFAAVRRGAEGNPLLRPVLDALRTAADGSSSTPD; translated from the coding sequence GTGATCGATTCCAGACGGCTGCGCACGCTGCGGGCCGTGGCGGACCACCGGACGGTGACCGCCGCGGCGGCCGTGCTGTACCTCACGCCCTCCGCCGTGTCCCAGCAGCTGGCCGCGCTGGAACAGGAGACCGGCCACCGGCTGCTCCAGCGGGACGGGCGCGGGGTGCGGCTCACCCCCGCCGGCGAGATCCTGCTGGTCCACGCGGACGCGGTGCTGGCCCAGCTGGAGCGGGCCGAGGCCGAGCTCGCCGCGTACTCCTCGGGGGCGGCGGGCGAGGTCACCGTCGCCTCCTTCGCCACCGGCATCGCCCTGGTGCTGGCCCCGGCCCTGGTCGCACTGGCCGGGACCGCGCCGGGCATCCGGGTCCGGGTGCTGGACGCCGAGGGCGACGAGAGCCTGCCGATGGTGCTGGAGGGCCGGGCCGACCTCGCGGTCGCGGTCGAGTACCGGGGCGCGCCGCGCGACGACGAGCAACGGCTGGTCCGGGTCCCGCTCTACGCCGAGCCCTTCGACGCGGTGCTGCCTCCAGGGCATCCGCTCGCTGCCGGGGCCCGGGTGCCGATGGCGGCGCTGGCCGAGGAGCCGTGGATCGGCCCCTACCCCGGCAACCCCTGCCACGACGTGGTCGTGCTGGCCTGCGAGCACGCCGGTTTCCAGCCCCGGCTGCGGCACTCCTCGGACGACTTCCGGGCCGTGGTCGCGCTGGCCGGGGCCGGGGCCGGAGTCGCCCTGGTGCCGCGCTCGGCCCTGCGCGACCTGGACCTCTCGCAGGTCGCGGTGCGGCCGGTGGACGGCGTCCCGGCGATCCGCCGGGTCTTCGCCGCGGTGCGGCGCGGCGCGGAGGGGAACCCGCTGCTGCGCCCGGTCCTGGACGCCCTGCGCACCGCCGCCGACGGCTCCAGCTCCACGCCCGACTGA
- a CDS encoding FAD-dependent oxidoreductase, with amino-acid sequence MPDTDTEQRTRVLITGAGPAGLVLACELARRGVAHRLIDKDPRHFAGARGKGLQPRTQEVFEDLGVLDRARALGGPYPAIRAHRGDQVVWEGRMDEEREPTPDVPYPNAWMLPQWRTGEILRERLAELGSAVELGTELLSFTQDADGVTAVVRRDGQEQRIRADYLVGADGGHSTVRRALGVGFAGETREEQRMVIADVRAEGVDADREFWHVWPREDPGLAMFPLALCPLAGTDAFQLMRPVLAGEQAPEPTLPELQRVLDEAAGPGRVRLTEVLWSSLFRANIRMAERFRVGRVFLAGDAAHIHSPAGGQGLNTSVQDAYNLGWKLAAVTAGAPAGLLDSYEEERLPVAAGVLGISTRLHDKGVAGDADAHRRDDPELHQLGHGYRDSPLSREERSAVGAVRAGDRAPDAPGSGPQGEPVRLFELFAGPHATLLAFGPEAARSAEGLAGRDGLRTVAVLAPDAPDAVPDDLYVFTDAGSNARAAYGPDAGMLLIRPDGYLGLALDPGARSADRIRDYLAALSAVAVPAGH; translated from the coding sequence GTGCCCGACACCGACACCGAGCAGCGGACCCGCGTACTGATCACCGGAGCCGGTCCCGCCGGACTCGTCCTGGCCTGCGAGTTGGCCAGGCGCGGCGTCGCCCACCGGCTGATCGACAAGGATCCGCGGCACTTCGCCGGGGCCCGCGGCAAGGGGCTGCAGCCGCGTACCCAGGAGGTCTTCGAGGACCTCGGCGTGCTGGACCGGGCGCGCGCCCTCGGCGGCCCCTACCCCGCCATCCGCGCCCACCGGGGCGACCAGGTGGTCTGGGAGGGGCGGATGGACGAGGAGCGCGAGCCCACCCCCGACGTCCCGTACCCCAACGCCTGGATGCTGCCGCAGTGGCGCACCGGCGAGATCCTGCGCGAACGCCTGGCCGAGCTGGGCTCCGCCGTGGAGCTGGGCACCGAGCTGCTCTCCTTCACCCAGGACGCCGACGGTGTGACCGCCGTGGTCCGACGGGACGGGCAGGAACAGCGGATCCGCGCCGACTACCTGGTCGGCGCCGACGGCGGGCACAGCACCGTCCGCCGGGCCCTGGGCGTCGGCTTCGCCGGGGAGACCCGGGAGGAGCAGCGCATGGTCATCGCCGACGTCCGCGCCGAGGGCGTCGACGCCGACCGCGAGTTCTGGCACGTCTGGCCCAGGGAGGACCCGGGCCTGGCGATGTTCCCGCTGGCACTGTGCCCGCTCGCCGGAACGGACGCCTTCCAGCTGATGCGGCCCGTGCTCGCCGGCGAGCAGGCGCCCGAGCCGACCCTCCCCGAGCTGCAGCGGGTCCTGGACGAGGCGGCCGGCCCGGGGCGCGTCCGGCTGACCGAGGTGCTCTGGTCCTCGCTGTTCCGCGCCAACATCCGGATGGCGGAGCGCTTCCGGGTCGGCCGGGTGTTCCTCGCCGGGGACGCCGCCCACATCCACTCCCCGGCCGGCGGGCAGGGGTTGAACACCAGCGTCCAGGACGCCTACAACCTCGGCTGGAAGCTGGCCGCCGTCACCGCCGGCGCACCCGCGGGGCTGCTCGACAGCTACGAGGAGGAGCGGCTGCCGGTCGCCGCCGGCGTCCTGGGGATCAGCACCAGGCTGCACGACAAGGGCGTCGCCGGCGACGCCGACGCGCACCGCCGCGACGACCCCGAGCTGCACCAGCTCGGCCACGGCTACCGCGACAGCCCGCTGAGCCGCGAGGAGCGCTCGGCCGTCGGCGCCGTCCGCGCGGGCGACCGTGCGCCCGACGCCCCCGGCAGCGGCCCGCAGGGCGAACCGGTCCGGCTCTTCGAGCTGTTCGCCGGCCCCCACGCCACCCTGCTCGCCTTCGGCCCGGAGGCCGCGCGCTCGGCCGAAGGGCTGGCCGGTCGCGACGGCCTGCGGACGGTGGCCGTCCTCGCCCCGGACGCCCCCGACGCCGTCCCCGACGACCTGTACGTCTTCACCGACGCCGGGAGCAACGCCCGCGCGGCCTACGGCCCGGACGCCGGGATGCTGCTGATCCGCCCGGACGGCTACCTGGGCCTGGCCCTGGACCCGGGCGCGCGGTCCGCCGACCGGATCCGCGACTACCTCGCCGCGCTGTCCGCGGTCGCCGTGCCGGCCGGGCACTGA
- a CDS encoding TetR/AcrR family transcriptional regulator — MTGSGTVGVRKARSAETEAALKEAAKRVFARTGYLKAKITDITAEADRAAGSFYSHFGSKEQLLEALLVDMLAESDERVEDPGHSPDFTDPEAVRWHVAAYWNFVSANKPVVVALSQAAMVDEHFARRLRQLLEPNLHDMAHHLEHIRASGGQLPGDPLVVASALISLISQFASTWLLGEGEAAALGRELSEGEAVDTLTRFILNGISGPAR; from the coding sequence ATGACCGGTTCAGGGACGGTCGGCGTGCGCAAGGCGCGGTCCGCCGAGACCGAGGCCGCGCTGAAGGAAGCCGCCAAACGGGTCTTCGCCCGCACCGGCTACCTGAAGGCGAAGATCACGGACATCACCGCCGAGGCCGACCGCGCGGCCGGCTCGTTCTACAGCCACTTCGGCAGCAAGGAGCAGCTGCTGGAGGCGCTGCTGGTGGACATGCTCGCGGAGAGCGACGAGCGGGTCGAGGATCCGGGCCACAGCCCCGACTTCACCGACCCGGAGGCGGTGCGCTGGCATGTCGCCGCCTACTGGAACTTCGTCAGCGCCAACAAGCCGGTGGTGGTCGCGCTCTCGCAGGCCGCCATGGTGGACGAGCACTTCGCCCGGCGGCTGCGGCAGTTGCTCGAACCGAACCTGCACGACATGGCGCACCACCTGGAGCACATCCGCGCGAGCGGCGGGCAGCTGCCGGGCGACCCGCTGGTGGTGGCCTCGGCGCTGATCTCGCTGATCTCCCAGTTCGCCTCCACCTGGCTGCTCGGCGAGGGGGAGGCCGCCGCGCTGGGCCGGGAGCTGAGCGAAGGGGAAGCGGTGGACACGCTCACCCGCTTCATCCTGAACGGCATCTCCGGGCCCGCCCGCTAG